The following proteins are co-located in the Phaeodactylum tricornutum CCAP 1055/1 chromosome 2, whole genome shotgun sequence genome:
- a CDS encoding predicted protein, with product TEQARSTRRQRNGESMYKNSASVPDSMVQFADEIHQQDRISRAQEIELGEKTQEAIRLQRLYNTLTSRLDREPTDEEWCAEAGKINMEAIRQTIEEGLEAKNQLVTSNLRMVQSVVNTYIRNGLTAQYNAGDMMQEGIIALIRAAEKFEPDRGWKFSTYAMYWVRASVKRSQIYQSRVITVPQRLHENHKRLLKVEREMEADLGRKPSRIELGAEIGLSKLQVDRCFAAMEQRCQSLDQKLSNSKRPMSGDTSKDTLMEIIGSKTEGNDFDSLNRIFLREDLIETLHRHLDPAEVELLLLRYGFKEVASSKLGGQPTIAELSRTVGLKPDKVRRMINRSLKHLKSIGAEEWLAFESEL from the coding sequence ACCGAACAAGCCCGCAGTACTCGTCGCCAACGCAACGGTGAATCCATGTACAAAAACAGTGCTTCTGTTCCCGACAGTATGGTACAATTTGCCGACGAAATTCATCAGCAGGACCGCATTTCGCGAGCGCAAGAAATTGAATTGGGTGAAAAAACGCAGGAAGCTATACGGTTGCAAAGATTGTACAACACCTTGACATCTCGTTTAGATAGAGAGCCCACCGACGAAGAGTGGTGCGCGGAGGCTGGAAAAATCAATATGGAAGCTATTCGGCAGACCATTGAAGAAGGACTGGAAGCCAAAAATCAGCTAGTCACTTCGAATCTGCGGATGGTACAGAGTGTCGTGAATACGTACATTCGCAACGGATTGACGGCACAGTACAATGCCGGTGACATGATGCAAGAAGGTATAATCGCGTTGATTCGCGCTGCGGAAAAATTCGAACCCGATCGGGGCTGGAAGTTTTCCACTTACGCAATGTACTGGGTCCGCGCTTCCGTCAAGCGTTCGCAGATCTACCAATCGCGTGTCATTACCGTACCTCAGCGTTTGCACGAGAATCACAAACGATTGCTCAAGGTGGAACGGGAAATGGAAGCGGATTTGGGTCGCAAACCGTCGCGAATCGAGCTCGGTGCCGAAATCGGCCTTTCCAAGCTGCAGGTTGATCGATGCTTTGCGGCCATGGAACAACGGTGTCAGTCTCTGGATCAAAAGCTTTCGAACAGCAAAAGACCCATGAGCGGAGATACCAGCAAAGACACTCTGATGGAGATCATTGGTAGCAAaacggaaggaaacgacTTTGATTCTCTCAATCGCATTTTTTTGCGCGAAGACTTGATCGAGACATTACATCGTCACTTGGACCCGGCGGAGGTAGAACTACTTTTGTTACGTTACGGATTCAAGGAAGTTGCCTCCAGCAAACTAGGTGGTCAACCCACTATTGCTGAACTAAGCCGAACAGTTGGTCTCAAGCCGGACAAGGTTCGGAGGATGATCAACCGCAGTCTAAAACATCTCAAATCCATAGGCGCCGAGGAATGGCTCGCATTTGAAAGCGAGCTGTAA
- a CDS encoding predicted protein, whose translation MVTSKFSVSPGLVAESSDIRGYENFPQGCAFSPDGLCVLTSTAGDSQLRLYNTPPPPEEGCPDDQQNAAIPDLTTPWQAALISQGTDTVRSYEWYPTMASNNPASCCFLATCRDQPIHLYDAYTGVVRATYRPYNALDELESPTVLSFRPDGQRIVAGGFRTDRVLHVFDTAIPGRESTTLRLGKTRRSRDGAKGLVSALAWGGDSGNGRLLCVGTYAPGSIYVYDDRTGTTPSGAILDGVCVVGHGRSHSKKKRRFAVVQNENSDEDNEDSKTWLSAARVKWFQQRAQGGVTQLAFAPHNHNYTLFSTSRRGNAVLVWDLRMLSSQPDYQSTPVRGLGSFATDNQTNQRIEFALDESGQTIFVGGIKRCVRIYDVASGDCTGTVDGLDDVANGVSFTNSSRGGLLAIATGCRRFPSEEDFDNDTSITDGTGDAKPGFLRVYRIPKPADLEDEALTEKSEQLDDGSI comes from the coding sequence ATGGTCACGTCGAAGTTTTCCGTCTCCCCCGGGCTTGTGGCGGAAAGCAGTGACATCCGCGGCTACGAGAACTTTCCGCAAGGATGCGCGTTTTCACCTGACGGTCTATGTGTGTTAACGAGCACCGCGGGCGATTCCCAACTGCGACTGTACAATACGCCCCCACCCCCGGAGGAGGGGTGCCCGGACGATCAGCAAAACGCAGCAATACCTGATCTAACGACGCCATGGCAAGCAGCTCTAATAAGTCAAGGTACCGACACAGTCCGCTCCTATGAATGGTATCCTACCATGGCCTCCAACAACCCCGCGTCGTGCTGTTTTCTAGCCACGTGTCGCGATCAGCCGATTCATTTGTACGACGCCTACACGGGAGTTGTCCGGGCCACCTACCGTCCCTACAATGCACTCGACGAACTGGAATCGCCGACGGTTCTGTCGTTTCGTCCCGACGGCCAAAGAATTGTGGCGGGAGGCTTTCGCACCGACCGTGTCCTGCACGTCTTCGATACGGCCATTCCGGGTCGGGAAAGCACCACCCTGCGACTCGGAAAAACGCGAAGATCTCGGGACGGAGCCAAAGGACTCGTGTCGGCACTGGCGTGGGGCGGAGACAGCGGAAACGGGAGACTCCTCTGCGTAGGCACCTATGCGCCTGGCTCGATTTACGTGTACGACGATCGGACCGGCACCACACCCAGTGGAGCCATTCTGGATGGAGTTTGTGTGGTAGGGCACGGTCGTAGTCACtccaagaagaagaggaggttTGCGGTCGTCCAGAACGAGAACAGTGACGAAGATAATGAGGATTCTAAAACATGGTTGAGTGCCGCCCGGGTCAAGTGGTTCCAACAGCGAGCGCAAGGGGGTGTCACGCAGCTTGCATTCGCGCCACACAATCACAACTACACTCTCTTCAGTACGAGCCGACGAGGGAATGCTGTTCTGGTCTGGGATTTGCGGATGCTATCGTCGCAGCCTGACTACCAATCAACTCCGGTGCGGGGCTTAGGGAGCTTTGCTACAGATAATCAAACGAACCAACGAATTGAGTTTGCGCTGGACGAATCGGGACAAACTATTTTTGTAGGAGGCATAAAGAGGTGTGTACGTATATATGATGTAGCTTCCGGAGACTGTACGGGAACGGTGGATGGACTTGATGACGTGGCGAACGGAGTGTCCTTTACCAATTCCAGTCGAGGAGGACTTCTCGCCATCGCCACTGGATGCCGGCGGTTCccttccgaagaagatttcgATAACGATACTTCAATTACCGACGGTACGGGGGATGCAAAACCAGGGTTTTTACGCGTGTATCGAATCCCGAAACCTGCAGATTTGGAGGATGAAGCATTGACGGAAAAGTCAGAGCAATTAGATGACGGGTCCATCTGA
- a CDS encoding predicted protein: protein MSTTEEATINPDGTTTFGNADAPPLNDTAGDEGTDGAGFEETVTEVAKGIDPAFLFLGVVVVIAALYYYFVIRKKKEQDQDDFFANLDGEKVRDLCGLRGTRVSRQGSRIRMLPAQWCPARSSFHAFNLKLPGEVDEYYAVKEKCESMGWEPGQTAQNPAQASPAHRALAQALMKRAIADIPIVTHIQKESSGMNKLYSQSMCSVNQWRSYQAAEQLVSTEVEEVRAEADEIEPGWSQVIWRQAMQYHQMLKQKHEQEAKQAEEAAAKRKEIEAKVAEARKLPQTPEEKEAAADKAAQELLKDEERNQESKKAFGSSGGMKKGFLDSKGKKK, encoded by the exons ATGTCCACGACGGAAGAAGCAACGATTAATCCCGACGGGACCACAACGTTCGGAAATGCCGATGCGCCGCCGCTGAACGACACGGCGGGAGACGAAGGGACTGACGGTGCCGGGTTCGAGGAAACCGTCACAGAGGTGGCCAAAGGAATCGATCCAGCCTTTCTCTTTCTCGGTGTCGTTGTGGTAATTGCCGCCCTGTACTACTATTTCGTCATTCGCAAGAAGAAGGAACAAGACCAGGACGATTTCTTTGCCAATTTGGATGGGGAAAAGGTGAGAGACCTTTGTGGTCTTCGAGGAACCCGTGTGTCTCGGCAAGGTTCCCGCATTCGAATGCTTCCCGCACAGTGGTGTCCCGCTCGTTCGTCTTTCCATGCC TTCAATCTGAAACTCCCCGGCGAAGTTGACGAATACTATGCCGTCAAGGAGAAATGTGAATCGATGGGTTGGGAGCCGGGTCAGACGGCCCAAAATCCCGCACAGGCCAGTCCAGCCCACCGCGCCTTGGCGCAAGCTTTGATGAAGCGGGCCATTGCCGACATCCCGATTGTCACGCACATCCAGAAAGAATCCTCCGGAATGAATAAGTTGTACTCGCAGAGTATGTGTTCCGTGAACCAGTGGCGGTCCTACCAGGCGGCGGAGCAGCTGGTATCGACCGAAGTGGAAGAAGTCCGGGCGGAAGCGGACGAAATTGAACCTGGCTGGTCGCAAGTCATTTGGCGACAAGCGATGCAGTACCACCAAATGCTCAAACAGAAACACGAGCAAGAAGCCAAACAAGCCGAAGAGGCGGCCGCGAAGCGCAAGGAGATTGAGGCTAAGGTGGCCGAGGCTAGAAAGCTTCCGCAGACcccggaagaaaaggaggcTGCTGCCGATAAGGCCGCACAGGAACTCTTGAAGGATGAAGAACGAAATCAAGAAAGCAAAAAAGCTTTCGGAAGCTCTGGTGGGATGAAAAAAGGTTTTCTGGATTCCAAGGGTAAGAAAAAGTAA
- a CDS encoding predicted protein, producing MDGGSRTLDPILTLRVPPSSTEDHPSTLTSTKGNRSTISSLCFLPTIDNSLIAASPIPPQLKESSSNEQTSLVLEHRIHDEDDDQEDESSDDDDDYVSKCQSITQAERVHDADVTSEARHAAVVASLRGQWLATCHTNGDSILWDLGRQKATNRVAPNRGPAIALRRCIEGEDSATGLHTKILLQTRDEMGTVTLHDAQAPWLRDGLSETARVETCSQTFCQAAPCRGDWRLVALPAYEHDWVTVRDWRVPPSNTPVLSMPASAGRAATYDAGGVHDMLTSLAMSTTSEYGRPILACGMESGNVFFHDLAMLREKSSIATFAPDVLSSDVKLSQDPILSLDMMPSSSISSAGASVVTIAGMAGDSLELLNLLENERGTVAVLKTTLTDASSSLVTRLRSRVATCRVHEGSYSKPGVNLCRFRPDGRIFAVGGWDRRLRIFDRSRKTSPLAILKGHTTGVSAMDWAAHAATSGILATGDSDGCVYVWRCFSS from the coding sequence ATGGATGGGGGAAGCAGGACTCTGGATCCAATACTGACTTTAAGGGTTCCCCCCTCGTCCACCGAGGACCATCCATCCACTCTAACTTCCACAAAGGGCAACCGATccacgatttcttccttATGCTTTCTACCCACAATAGACAACAGCTTGATAGCAGCATCACCGATTCCACCACAGTTAAAGGAATCTTCATCAAACGAACAAACATCGTTGGTTTTAGAACACCGAATAcacgacgaagatgatgaccAAGAAGACGAGTcttcggacgacgatgatgactACGTTTCTAAATGTCAAAGTATTACTCAGGCCGAGCGAGTGCACGATGCGGATGTCACATCCGAAGCGCGTCACGCAGCAGTCGTGGCATCGTTGCGGGGGCAATGGCTCGCCACATGTCACACCAACGGCGACAGCATTCTGTGGGACTTGGGTCGGCAAAAAGCAACGAATCGCGTGGCTCCCAATCGGGGTCCTGCAATTGCTCTTCGTAGGTGCATTGAAGGAGAGGATTCTGCTACAGGCCTCCATACAAAAATATTGTTGCAAACGCGAGACGAGATGGGTACGGTCACCTTGCACGATGCCCAGGCTCCTTGGCTGAGAGACGGTCTTTCCGAGACAGCTCGGGTGGAAACATGTTCCCAAACGTTTTGTCAAGCGGCTCCCTGTCGAGGAGACTGGCGTTTGGTCGCTTTGCCCGCCTACGAGCATGATTGGGTAACAGTCCGTGATTGGCGTGTGCCACCTTCCAATACCCCAGTTTTGTCCATGCCCGCTTCCGCAGGACGCGCTGCCACTTACGACGCGGGAGGGGTACACGATATGCTGACGAGTTTGGCAATGTCTACCACTTCAGAATACGGCCGACCTATTTTGGCATGTGGCATGGAAAGCGGCAACGTCTTTTTTCACGATTTAGCCATGTTACGAGAAAAGTCGTCCATAGCTACATTTGCGCCAGATGTCCTTTCCTCGGACGTCAAACTCTCCCAGGATCCCATATTGTCACTGGACATGATGCCGTCTTCGTCTATTTCCTCCGCGGGAGCTTCAGTTGTGACCATTGCTGGAATGGCTGGTGATTCCTTAGAATTGCTGAATTTATTAGAAAACGAGAGAGGCACAGTTGCGGTGCTGAAAACGACATTGACAGACGCAAGCTCTTCGCTGGTCACTCGGCTGCGGTCTCGAGTCGCAACTTGCCGAGTACACGAAGGGAGCTACAGTAAACCAGGAGTAAATCTCTGTCGGTTTCGTCCCGACGGACGTATTTTCGCCGTGGGGGGATGGGATAGACGGTTGCGCATTTTTGATCGATCTAGAAAGACGTCTCCTTTGGCGATTTTAAAAGGGCACACTACGGGCGTGAGCGCCATGGATTGGGCAGCGCATGCGGCCACCTCGGGTATATTAGCGACGGGGGACTCGGACGGATGCGTCTATGTTTGGCGGTGTTTTTCTTCGTAA
- a CDS encoding predicted protein, with product MRLTLPLFLCVAGTQAFAPASRSSLALPSAATRWTRSTSGTTTARSFGLDPSVFHDLPQQMSLLQDAFSSISVADAVAATADVAQDVAAESDSGWFGFLTIPIKLLLQAIHSLLLTVGLNTNSWGVAIVLLTILIKVVTFPLTKTQLESTNKMQAMQPAIKELQAKYQSNPEVMNQKIAEFYQTNEINPLAGCLPSIVQIPVFIGLYRAVLELAQANKLDESFLFLPNLEGPTYGAEPGSAADWILKGWTDGVPSLGWPDTIAFLILPVFLVISQYLSMELMQPKTDDPAQQQSNAILKVLPIMIGWFSLSVPAALSVYWVINNIITTGTSLIIRNSMSVETVTPSGTATASAPPRANQADTIFSPPRDKPAGFGDASGSSSAASDGVKPLTAIDAEIVEEKTGGGTSEDNSSKKRGGKKKRKKN from the exons ATGAGATTGACTCTTCCGCTCTTCCTCTGCGTGGCGGGCACACAAGCCTTTGCTCCCGCAAGTCGTTCCTCCTTGGCGCTGCCATCGGCGGCCACTCGCTGGACACGTTCGACGTCCGGTACAACAACGGCTCGGTCCTTTGGTCTCGATCCTTCCGTCTTTCACGATCTTCCTCAGCAAATGAGCTTACTACAAGACGCCTTTTCCTCGATATCCGTGGCCGATGCCGTTGCCGCCACGGCGGACGTGGCGCAAGACGTTGCGGCCGAGAGCGACAGTGGCTGGTTTGGTTTCTTAACCATCCCCATCAAGCTTCTTCTGCAGGCGATCCACTCCCTCTTGTTGACGGTAGGCTTGAATACTAACTCGTGGGGCGTGGCTATTGTTCTACTGACGATCTTGATCAAGGTCGTTACTTTTCCTTTGACCAAAACTCAATTAGAAAGCACCAACAAAATGCAAGCCATGCAGCCAGCGATCAAGGAGCTTCAAGCCAAGTATCAGAGTAATCCCGAGGTCATGAATCAAAAGATTGCCGAGTTTTATCAAACGAACGAAATCAATCCACTGGCTGGATGTTTACCCAGTATCGTCCAGATTCCCGTCTTTATTGGCCTGTATCGTGCCGTTCTCGAGCTCGCCCAGGCCAACAAACTGGACGAgtcctttttgtttttgccCAACCTGGAGGGACCTACCTACGGAGCGGAGCCCGGCTCGGCGGCTGACTGGATCTTGAAGGGATG GACTGATGGGGTCCCTTCTTTGGGATGGCCAGACACCATCGCCTTTCTAATTCTTCCTGTCTTTTTAGTAATCTCTCAGTATCTCTCTATGGAACTTATGCAGCCTAAAACGGACGACCCCGCTCAACAGCAGAGCAACGCTATTCTCAAGGTCTTGCCCATCATGATTGGTTGGTTCTCCCTCAGCGTCCCTGCCGCTCTTTCCGTATATTGGGTCATCAACAATATTATCACGACCGGTACTTCCTTAATTATTCGAAACAGCATGAGTGTGGAGACGGTGACACCCAGTGGTACCGCTACGGCGAGTGCCCCTCCCCGAGCCAACCAGGCCGACACAATCTTTTCTCCGCCGCGTGATAAGCCGGCAGGCTTTGGTGATGCGTCAGGCTCTTCCAGCGCGGCATCGGACGGAGTCAAACCCCTGACCGCTATTGATGCAGAAATCGTCGAGGAGAAAACGGGTGGTGGCACCAGTGAGGACAACTCATCGAAGAAACGTGGTGGCAAGAAAAAGCGAAAGAAGAACTAG
- a CDS encoding predicted protein, producing the protein MQEEQFVPLNDLRKFKRTASASSNEIELEADGMEDTLEYRLQAVDASGSKKISLWHDVSLIHLDQETREETQYLNFVCEIPKFTRKKYEIATDEPGNPIKQDEKKGTLREFKKGDIFFNYGCFPQTWEDPTFIHPDAEGCRGDNDPLDVCEIGARIVRPGGVRPVKVLGVLCMIDEGECDWKVVVVDADDKWAPFLNDINDVEEQLPGLLDAIREWYRTYKIPDGKPPNVFGLDEKFMGKAYALEIIQECHHSWEELLAGEKERLLEDHGDEVKDLVRNLSRNSLFTLGLNLDEHAETRTEDFGEIESGALFF; encoded by the exons ATGCAGGAAGAACAATTCGTCCCACTCAATGATTTGCGGAAATTCAAGCGTACGGCGTCGGCCAGTTCCAATGAAATTGAGCTCGAAGCCGACGGCATGGAAGACACATTGGAATACCGTCTACAAGCTGTGGACGCTTCGGGTTCCAAGAAGATCTCTCTTTGGCACGATGTCAGCCTCATTCATCTCGACCAGGAGACAAGAGAAGAGACACAGTACCTCAATTTTGTCTGCGAAATTCCCAAGTTCACACG TAAAAAGTATGAAATCGCCACGGATGAACCTGGCAATCCCATTAAACAAGATGAAAAGAAAGGGACTCTTCGCGAG TTCAAAAAGGGCGACATCTTTTTCAACTATGGGTGCTTCCCCCAAACCTGGGAAGACCCAACGTTTATTCACCCAGATGCGGAAGGTTGCCGAGGTGACAACGACCCGTTGGACGTATGCGAAATCGGCGCCCGCATCGTCCGTCCCGGC GGTGTCCGTCCGGTCAAGGTGCTGGGCGTCTTGTGCATGATCGACGAAGGGGAATGCGATTGGAAGGTTGTAGTTGTTGACGCGGACGACAAATGGGCTCCGTTCCTCAACGACATCAACGACGTCGAAGAACAGCTTCCTGGCCTGTTGGACGCAATTCGAGAATGGTACCGTACGTACAAAATTCCCGACGGCAAACCGCCGAACGTGTTCGGTTTGGACGAAAAGTTCATGGGCAAGGCCTACGCTCTGGAGATAATTCAAGAATGCCATCACTCGTGGGAAGAACTTCTGGCAGGAGAGAAGGAacgccttttggaagatCACGGAGACGAAGTCAAGGATCTGGTTCGGAATCTTTCCCGGAACTCGCTCTTTACGCTTGGTCTTAACTTGGACGAGCATGCGGAAACTCGTACCGAAGACTTTGGGGAGATCGAAAGTGGTGCTCTTTTCTTTTAA
- a CDS encoding predicted protein, which yields MERSGRDENAEPEVRKRNRRRLLWCSSSALCVVAAALSSNGLSASLTGKSLPFPALGHLLQSSMPILEDDDERLGMKSSKRMLEDAANGNTSGQDDAQQDESQQVTDDQAGISAQDQDDDSQTAGDDDQKQTEEEEHRGPDQDDWFRDGFADDTFTDDDAKNRYSEVDDFYAYVGDPRPPKLMPLSSREVIGYSVVAMALTLGASGGIGGGGVVVPVYLLVMGLHPHYAIPIASVTVFGGALASTIVNMQRRHPLADRPIIDWDLVLMMEPLTLIGTLLGTLFHRILSEKILIVLLVLLLSITAHSTLSKAMRMYEAEKRYIRHLIAAQADSPRGNPSLGGYVLPFGDEDDSRADTGCKEEARMAAEERQRILILNPDFRTMKTDLLEQEKVTPRSKIIALCCMFSVLIFLNLMVGGGSFDSPWDIKCGSTAFWVVHVVMIAFLMSSAWMAQTYLIARHEIKDMVRFDYVHGDIKWDTRTSIIYPAVFTIAGVFAGMFGIGGGVVIVPLLLHSGVHPGVASATSSAMILFTSLASVSTYFVFGLIVADFAMAGFVIGFISSTLGQILMRRVRQAKSASGRKFERNSYLAFVIGGVVLVSALLMTIQYVFMIVDQPDEDTFGGLCDGLRF from the exons ATGGAGAGATCCGGTAGAGATGAAAATGCTGAACCGGAAGTCCGCAAACGAAATCGTCGAAGGTTGCTTTGGTGTTCTTCTTCGGCGCTGTGTGTTGTTGCCGCAGCTCTTAGCAGCAACGGTTTGTCGGCCTCGCTTACAGGAAAGTCACTACCTTTTCCAGCGTTAGGCCATCTGCTTCAGTCTTCGATGCCGAtcttggaagacgatgatgaacGGTTGGGTATGAAATCGTCCAAGCGAATGCTAGAAGATGCTGCTAATGGGAATACTAGTGGACAGGATGATGCACAACAAGACGAAAGTCAGCAAGTCACCGATGACCAAGCAGGTATCAGCGCCCAAGATCAGGATGACGACAGCCAAACGGCTGGAGACGACGACCAGAAGCagacggaagaagaggagcaTCGAGGTCCAGACCAAGACGATTGGTTTCGAGATGGCTTTGCCGACGACACTTTTACCGACGATGATGCGAAAAATAGGTACAGTGAAGTAGACGATTTTTATGCCTATGTTGGCGACCCGCGTCCTCCGAAGCTAATGCCACTTTCGAGTCGAGAAGTAATTGGATACTCTGTAGTGGCAATGGCGTTGACTCTTGGAGCTAGTGGAGGGatcggtggtggtggagtcGTCGTACCGGTTTATCTCCTCGTCATGGGATTGCATC CTCATTACGCCATACCTATCGCCAGTGTCACCGTTTTCGGAGGGGCACTCGCTAGTACTATCGTGAACATGCAACGTCGACATCCACTAGCGGATCGTCCCATTATTGACTGGGACCTTGTCTTAATGATGgaaccattgacattgaTTGGGACACTACTGGGTACCCTGTTTCATCGGATCTTGAGCGAAAAGATTTTGATTGTTTTACTAGTCTTGCTTTTGAGCATAACAGCTCACTCAACGTTGAGCAAAGCCATGCGCATGTATGAAGCTGAAAAACGCTATATTCGGCATCTTATAGCCGCCCAGGCCGATTCTCCAAGAGGAAACCCATCACTCGGAGGCTACGTGCTCCCGTTCGGTGACGAAGATGACTCTCGGGCTGATACTGGTTGTAAGGAAGAAGCCAGAATGGCGGCAGAAGAGCGTCAACGTATTTTGATTCTTAATCCAGACTTTCGAACGATGAAAACAGATTTGCTAGAGCAAGAGAAAGTGACCCCTCGAAGCAAGATCATAGCGCTTTGCTGCATGTTTTCCGTACTTATCTTTTTGAATCTCATGGTTGGTGGAGGTTCTTTCGATAGTCCATGGGACATCAAGTGCGGCTCGACCGCATTTTGGGTGGTGCATGTTGTAATGATTGCATTTTTGATGTCATCAGCGTGGATGGCACAAACATATCTCATTGCTCGACACGAGATCAAGGATATGGTTCGATTTGATTATGTCCACGGAGATATCAAGTGGGATACTCGCACATCCATTATCTATCCAGCTGTATTCACCATCGCTGGGGTTTTCGCTGGAATGTTTGGCATTGGTGGAGGTGTCGTCATTGTGCCGCTCTTACTGCACTCCGGAGTGCATCCTGGCGTTGC ATCCGCAACATCTAGCGCCATGATTCTGTTTACAAGTCTCGCATCTGTCTCCACCTACTTCGTTTTTGGTTTAATCGTTGCCGACTTTGCCATGGCCGGCTTTGTCATCGGTTTCATATCTTCTACTCTAGGACAAATTCTCATGCGTCGAGTCCGCCAAGCCAAAAGTGCCAGCGGACGCAAGTTTGAGCGCAACTCTTACCTCGCTTTTGTAATTGGTGGCGTCGTCTTAGTGTCTGCCTTGCTGATGACAATTCAATACGTCTTCATGATTGTCGATCAGCCCGACGAAGATACGTTTGGTGGTTTGTGCGATGGACTGCGATTCTAA
- the CCL1 gene encoding coumaryl-coa ligase (similar to coumaryl-CoA ligase; coumaryl-CoA synthetase) has translation MTTSWKPHGGYLDKQVAIVDGTTGAQRTFADHHKTIGGLAAALRDDMDIQETDCVALYCPNHVDYLPTALAVSLTGAKLTPINPLYTQHELGTILERSRSSVLITHHRLLDVALQSASQSKFVKHVIVLTDHGEAIPEGTIHLDSLRNHPQTLHCTVAQVHKQTDTHPFLLPYSSGTTGLPKGVCLSHRNLVANLLQYDEVEGIIFAPDQKVISPLPFFHIYGFLASLLYSAYKGITLVTTSGRFDLEEFCKLVEQHRPSRAHLVPPILIGLGKSPVVDQYDCSSIRVISSAAAPMGPETEDAVQKRLQCTVKQAWGMSELSPLGTVNSDFNTKSGSVGPPVSSTYAKIVDKHGYSLGPHQTGELLIKGPQVMMGYLDDPEKTAECLTESGWLRTGDVAYYDEEGFFFITDRIKELIKVRGYQVAPAELEALLLTHEAVNDTAVIQVEDESAGELPRAYIVLENNEGSQATTATVIYEWVKERVAPYKRLDGGIEFVDAIPKSASGKTLRRILRDRVKAATDL, from the coding sequence ATGACGACCAGCTGGAAACCTCACGGCGGATATTTGGACAAGCAGGTCGCCATTGTGGACGGCACCACAGGAGCACAGCGAACCTTTGCAGATCATCACAAAACAATTGGAGGTCTAGCTGCTGCTTTACGGGATGATATGGATATTCAGGAGACAGACTGCGTTGCCTTGTACTGTCCAAACCATGTCGACTATTTACCGACAGCACTGGCCGTTTCCTTGACAGGAGCCAAGCTGACACCCATCAATCCACTGTATACCCAACATGAACTCGGAACCATTCTAGAACGCAGCCGTAGTTCGGTACTCATAACGCACCACCGGCTGTTGGATGTGGCACTCCAGTCGGCAAGCCAAAGCAAGTTTGTGAAACATGTGATTGTGCTCACGGACCACGGCGAGGCCATTCCAGAAGGGACAATCCACTTGGACAGTCTGCGGAATCATCCGCAAACTCTGCATTGTACGGTTGCGCAAGTGCACAAACAAACAGACACGCATCCTTTCTTACTGCCCTACTCGTCAGGTACGACTGGACTGCCCAAGGGTGTTTGCCTAAGTCACCGCAACTTGGTCGCCAACCTACTACAGTACGATGAAGTCGAAGGTATTATCTTTGCTCCCGATCAAAAGGTGATATCACCGCTACCATTCTTTCATATTTATGGCTTCTTGGCATCACTGTTATACTCGGCCTACAAGGGCATTACACTGGTGACAACTTCAGGTCGCTTTGATTTGGAGGAATTTTGCAAACTTGTGGAACAACACAGACCATCCAGAGCCCATCTCGTCCCACCCATTCTCATTGGGCTGGGCAAAAGTCCGGTGGTTGACCAGTATGACTGCTCATCAATTCGCGTAATTTCGAGTGCGGCAGCGCCCATGGGTCCCGAAACCGAAGACGCCGTTCAGAAACGTTTGCAATGTACGGTCAAACAAGCCTGGGGCATGTCGGAGTTATCTCCGCTTGGTACCGTTAATTCGGATTTCAATACCAAGTCAGGCAGTGTGGGACCACCTGTTTCTTCTACGTACGCGAAAATTGTGGACAAGCACGGATACAGCCTGGGGCCGCACCAGACAGGTGAACTGCTCATCAAAGGACCACAAGTCATGATGGGCTACTTGGACGATCCGGAAAAGACGGCCGAGTGTTTGACGGAATCGGGATGGTTACGGACGGGCGATGTAGCGTACTATGATGAGGAAGGTTTCTTCTTTATTACCGATCGCATCAAGGAACTTATCAAAGTACGGGGCTACCAGGTCGCTCCTGCAGAATTGGAGGCACTATTGTTGACGCACGAGGCGGTCAACGATACCGCCGTCATCCAGGTGGAAGACGAGTCGGCTGGTGAATTGCCGCGTGCGTAcattgttttagaaaacAATGAAGGTTCACAAGCCACGACCGCAACCGTTATCTACGAGTGGGTCAAGGAGCGAGTTGCGCCGTACAAACGTTTGGATGGCGGCATTGAATTTGTAGACGCCATTCCTAAATCAGCGAGCGGTAAAACATTGCGGCGAATTTTGCGAGATCGAGTCAAGGCAGCTACGGACCTATGA